One genomic segment of Sorex araneus isolate mSorAra2 chromosome X, mSorAra2.pri, whole genome shotgun sequence includes these proteins:
- the LOC129400016 gene encoding NADH dehydrogenase [ubiquinone] 1 alpha subcomplex subunit 5 codes for MAGLLKKTTGLVGLAVCESPHERLRILYTKIIDVLEQMPANAAYRKYTEQITNEKLGMVKAEPDVKKLEDKLQGGQIEEVILQAENELSLARKMMQWKPWEPLVEEPPANQWKWPI; via the coding sequence ATGGCGGGTTTGCTGAAGAAGACGACCGGCCTGGTGGGCTTGGCGGTCTGCGAGAGTCCGCACGAGAGACTAAGAATTCTATACACAAAGATTATTGATGTTCTTGAGCAGATGCCTGCAAATGCGGCCTACAGGAAGTATACCGAACAGATAACAAATGAGAAGCTGGGTATGGTTAAAGCAGAACCAGATGTTAAAAAATTAGAAGATAAGCTTCAAGGTGGCCAAATAGAAGAGGTGATTCTGCAGGCTGAAAATGAACTAAGTCTGGCAAGAAAAATGATGCAATGGAAGCCATGGGAGCCTTTAGTAGAAGAACCTCCTGCCAACCAGTGGAAATGGCCAATATAA